The proteins below are encoded in one region of Lactuca sativa cultivar Salinas chromosome 3, Lsat_Salinas_v11, whole genome shotgun sequence:
- the LOC111888406 gene encoding WAT1-related protein At5g40230 isoform X1 — protein sequence MKEYVGMVAAQIAQVLLIIVSKYAIADGMSNYSFIFYSNALASLILLPLSLIFHRSGNRPPLTIIVICGFFIIGVLGFFAQVFGYSGITLSSATLATTLLNLTPGFTFLLAILFRMEAFDLSLTTQAKFIGTVVSIAGAIIITLYKGPSILSSSLKSEISQHLLVKPSDWVLGGIFIAITSILSSMCFIGQATVLKKYPAEVIVMFSYCIVYTILSALASFIVGDDLNSYSLRPKKRLLFVLYSGIFGSAFQFTVQAWCLKR from the exons ATGAAGGAATACGTGGGCATGGTGGCAGCACAGATCGCCCAAGTGCTGCTGATTATAGTGAGCAAGTACGCCATTGCTGATGGCATGTCCAACTACTCCTTCATTTTCTACTCCAACGCCCTCGCTTCACTCATCCTTCTTCCCCTTTCTCTCATCTTCCACAG ATCGGGCAATCGTCCTCCACTTACCATCATCGTCATCTGTGGATTTTTCATTATTGGCGTACTAGG TTTCTTCGCACAGGTATTTGGGTATTCTGGTATCACATTATCCTCTGCTACTCTTGCAACGACATTGCTCAACCTCACCCCAGGTTTTACATTCCTACTCGCCATCTTATTTCG GATGGAAGCATTCGATTTAAGCTTAACCACACAGGCAAAGTTCATCGGCACTGTAGTGTCAATCGCAGGAGCTATCATCATAACTCTTTACAAAGGCCCTTCGATTCTATCATCTTCTTTAAAATCAGAAATCTCTCAGCATCTTCTTGTGAAACCATCAGACTGGGTACTTGGTGGCATCTTTATAGCAATAACCTCCATACTTTCTTCAATGTGTTTCATTGGACAG GCAACTGTTCTTAAAAAATACCCTGCAGAGGTGATTGTAATGTTCTCTTATTGCATTGTCTACACCATCTTATCAGCTCTAGCTTCTTTCATTGTGGGAGATGATCTGAATTCTTATAGTTTAAGGCCTAAGAAGAGGCTGCTTTTTGTCCTCTACtcg GGGATTTTTGGGTCAGCTTTTCAATTCACAGTTCAAGCATGGTGTCTAAAAAGATGA
- the LOC111888406 gene encoding WAT1-related protein At5g40230 isoform X2 has product MKEYVGMVAAQIAQVLLIIVSKYAIADGMSNYSFIFYSNALASLILLPLSLIFHRSGNRPPLTIIVICGFFIIGVLGLIFEVSSHRYLGILVSHYPLLLLQRHCSTSPQTDGFRMEAFDLSLTTQAKFIGTVVSIAGAIIITLYKGPSILSSSLKSEISQHLLVKPSDWVLGGIFIAITSILSSMCFIGQATVLKKYPAEVIVMFSYCIVYTILSALASFIVGDDLNSYSLRPKKRLLFVLYSGIFGSAFQFTVQAWCLKR; this is encoded by the exons ATGAAGGAATACGTGGGCATGGTGGCAGCACAGATCGCCCAAGTGCTGCTGATTATAGTGAGCAAGTACGCCATTGCTGATGGCATGTCCAACTACTCCTTCATTTTCTACTCCAACGCCCTCGCTTCACTCATCCTTCTTCCCCTTTCTCTCATCTTCCACAG ATCGGGCAATCGTCCTCCACTTACCATCATCGTCATCTGTGGATTTTTCATTATTGGCGTACTAGG GTTAATTTTTGAAGTTTCTTCGCACAGGTATTTGGGTATTCTGGTATCACATTATCCTCTGCTACTCTTGCAACGACATTGCTCAACCTCACCCCAG ACTGATGGTTTTAGGATGGAAGCATTCGATTTAAGCTTAACCACACAGGCAAAGTTCATCGGCACTGTAGTGTCAATCGCAGGAGCTATCATCATAACTCTTTACAAAGGCCCTTCGATTCTATCATCTTCTTTAAAATCAGAAATCTCTCAGCATCTTCTTGTGAAACCATCAGACTGGGTACTTGGTGGCATCTTTATAGCAATAACCTCCATACTTTCTTCAATGTGTTTCATTGGACAG GCAACTGTTCTTAAAAAATACCCTGCAGAGGTGATTGTAATGTTCTCTTATTGCATTGTCTACACCATCTTATCAGCTCTAGCTTCTTTCATTGTGGGAGATGATCTGAATTCTTATAGTTTAAGGCCTAAGAAGAGGCTGCTTTTTGTCCTCTACtcg GGGATTTTTGGGTCAGCTTTTCAATTCACAGTTCAAGCATGGTGTCTAAAAAGATGA
- the LOC111888406 gene encoding WAT1-related protein At5g40230 isoform X3 has translation MKEYVGMVAAQIAQVLLIIVSKYAIADGMSNYSFIFYSNALASLILLPLSLIFHRSGNRPPLTIIVICGFFIIGVLGYLGILVSHYPLLLLQRHCSTSPQTDGFRMEAFDLSLTTQAKFIGTVVSIAGAIIITLYKGPSILSSSLKSEISQHLLVKPSDWVLGGIFIAITSILSSMCFIGQATVLKKYPAEVIVMFSYCIVYTILSALASFIVGDDLNSYSLRPKKRLLFVLYSGIFGSAFQFTVQAWCLKR, from the exons ATGAAGGAATACGTGGGCATGGTGGCAGCACAGATCGCCCAAGTGCTGCTGATTATAGTGAGCAAGTACGCCATTGCTGATGGCATGTCCAACTACTCCTTCATTTTCTACTCCAACGCCCTCGCTTCACTCATCCTTCTTCCCCTTTCTCTCATCTTCCACAG ATCGGGCAATCGTCCTCCACTTACCATCATCGTCATCTGTGGATTTTTCATTATTGGCGTACTAGG GTATTTGGGTATTCTGGTATCACATTATCCTCTGCTACTCTTGCAACGACATTGCTCAACCTCACCCCAG ACTGATGGTTTTAGGATGGAAGCATTCGATTTAAGCTTAACCACACAGGCAAAGTTCATCGGCACTGTAGTGTCAATCGCAGGAGCTATCATCATAACTCTTTACAAAGGCCCTTCGATTCTATCATCTTCTTTAAAATCAGAAATCTCTCAGCATCTTCTTGTGAAACCATCAGACTGGGTACTTGGTGGCATCTTTATAGCAATAACCTCCATACTTTCTTCAATGTGTTTCATTGGACAG GCAACTGTTCTTAAAAAATACCCTGCAGAGGTGATTGTAATGTTCTCTTATTGCATTGTCTACACCATCTTATCAGCTCTAGCTTCTTTCATTGTGGGAGATGATCTGAATTCTTATAGTTTAAGGCCTAAGAAGAGGCTGCTTTTTGTCCTCTACtcg GGGATTTTTGGGTCAGCTTTTCAATTCACAGTTCAAGCATGGTGTCTAAAAAGATGA